The Fodinibius salinus nucleotide sequence ACCGAATCTAATTATTTACAACAGGGACGTATGGGAAAAAAGACTCTTCTTTGGTTTGTAGTGATATCTTTTTCTTTTGGCGGATTTTCATTCCCGGTAAGCGGTCAGGATATCAACGAACAATCCGCCTATCAGTATATCAAAAAAAGCCGTGCAAATGATGCTTTTTGGTCGATAACTGTTTGTGATAGCACTGGTACTATTCTTGAAAGTTATAATAGTCGTAAACTAATGCGTCCGGCATCAAACCTTAAATTGCTTACCTCGGCTGCTATTCTGGACCAGCTTGGACCTGACTTTACATTTACAACTACTGTTTATGGTATTGGTCACAAATCAGGAAATACCTGGAAAGGAGATATCATTATTCGAGGATCTGGCGACCCCTCTATCAGCGGTACTTTTTATAACGAAGACCGGTTTCACGTTTTTGATAAATTTTATACCGCGCTCGATTCTATGGGTATTCGCAAAATTGAGGGAAACCTGATTGGCAATGATGCATTTTTCGATCAGCAACCATATCCCAAGAACTGGAGCTGGCAAGATCTTTCTTTTTATTATGGCGTTGAGATAAGTGCTTTGTCTTTTAATAACAATGCCGTTGATCTGCGCGTATATGCCGATGGTGAGATAGGGAGTACTCCAAGAATTGAGTGGTTTCCTTTTGATACCGACTATGTAACCTTTGAAAATGAACAGGTTATTACGCCGCCTGGTACTGAATATGATGAATTTTATAGGCGTGTACTGGGCACAAATACGATTCTATTGCGTAGTAAACTCCCCCAGAATTATGTAGAAAAAGAATCTCTTTCGATTAAAAATGCTCCTCGTTTTTTTCTGGATACTTTTAAACAGTATTTGGAAGATGGTGGTATTGAAGTTGCCGGGGGCATTATTGTAGATAGCCAAAATACCGATTGGAAGTCTGATAAATATCAGCCGCTGGTAAAACATCAGTCGGTTCCGTTGAAAAAAATGATAACACAGATAAATAAGGAAAGCAGTAATTTTTATACTGAAATGCTGCTTAAAACGATGGCAGCCGTTGAGTTTGATGCTCCTGGAAGTACAGATCTGGGCTTACATCTGGTAGAAGATTTTGCAGCATCCATGAAAATGGACACCACAAAAATTGAGTTAACTGATGGGTCGGGTATGGCAGCATCTACGCTGTTAAAGCCTCTTGATTTAAGCCAGATGATGGTTGCTATGAGTGATCATCCGCATTTTGATGTATATAAAAACAGTTTATCCCTCGCTGGTATTGATGGATCACTTAAAAAACGATTTTCCGACTCACCTGTTCAGGGTAAATTGTATGGCAAAACTGGATATTTGTCGGGGGTTCGTTCGCTGAGTGGGTATTTGGATACCTCCTCCGGACAAACGGTCGCGTTTACCATAGCCACAAATAATTATACCCAAAAGACTTCATACATTGATACCGTACAACAGCAAATTGTGCAGCACATTTATCAAAAATATTAGGATTTAATGTCAGACGTTACGCCCACAATTTTAGTTGTTGATGATGAAAAAAGCATCCGTAACTCTCTGCGTGATATTTTGGAGTTTGAAGACTATAGTGTAGTTGAAGCCTCCAATGGGCAGAAGGTATTTGAGTTGCTGGAAGATAGTATTGATGTGGACTTAATGCTCTTGGATATCAAGATGAAGGGCATGGACGGGATGGAGATTCTTACTAAACTGCGGGAGCAGAAGTACAGTTTCCCGGTGATTATGATTTCCGGGCATGGTAATATTGAAATTGCCGTTAAAGCCACGAAGAAGGGGGCGTTCGATTTTATTGAAAAGCCGCCGGATTTAAATCGCTTGCTGGTGAGTGTACGCAATGCTCTAGATCAGCACCGCCTGTCCAAAGAAAACCAATCGATGAAATCGCGCCTGCCAGAAGTGCCCGAGATTATTGGTGAAAGTAAGGCCATTCAACAGATTAAATCGGCGATCGAAAAGGTGGCAAAGACCAGTTCTCGTGTAATGGTAACGGGTGAAAATGGGACGGGAAAAGAGCTTGTAGCCCGTTGGATTCATAAAAAAAGCAGCCGCTACAGTAATCCGTTTGTAGAAGTCAATTGCGCTGCTATTCCTGCCGATTTGCTTGAGAGTGAGCTTTTTGGTCACGAAGAAGGTGCTTTTACGGGAGCTAGCAGTCAACGTATAGGTAAGTTTGAACAGGCTGATGGCGGTACGCTCTTTTTGGATGAGGTAGGTGATATGAGTATGGATGCACAGGCAAAAGTGCTGCGTGCACTGGAGGAAAATGCTATTATACGTGTTGGAGGCACACAAAAAATTTCAGTGGATGTCCGCGTTATTTCTGCAACAAACAAAAAATTGCTTGAGGAGATTGAAGAAGGCAATTTTAGGGAAGATTTGTACCATCGCCTAAATGTAATCCCTATCGAGGTGCCGCCATTGAGAGAGCGGCGCGAAGATATTTCGTTACTGGCAGATTCTTGGCTGGACCATCTTGCTCAAAAAGATATTGTGTTTTCAGGAATTTCTTTCACCGAAGAAGCTCTTAACGAGCTTAAAACGAAGCAATGGTCGGGCAATGTGAGAGAATTACAAAATGCGATAGAGCGATTGGGATTGCTGGTCGATGGTTCGAAAATCACCAAAAAAGATGTGCAAGATTTAACGTTTACTGGTAACCGAGGTGACGAAGGAATTGACAATTTGGTTAATGAAATTAGTGAATTCAAAGATTTTAAAGAATCAGCGGAACGTTTATTTTTGATCCAAAAATTGGAAGATCACGATTGGAATATTTCCAAAACAGCCAAGGCTATTGATATCCAGCGTAGTCACATGTACACCAAGATGAAAAAGTACGATATCAACAGATAGACGCGGATATTTTATAGCAGACCAACAGAAGTACACATTACGAAATATGTTATTTAAAATTGAAATTATCGCGTATTTCGTAATGCGTAATTCTAAACTCTTTTAAATTTACCCTTTATCAATGTCCGCAAAAATTATTGACGGTAAAAAAGTAGCGAAATTAACTCGTAAAGAAGTCCGCCAAGATGTTGATGACTGGATGGATGACGGCCATCGTGCTCCGTTCCTGCAGGTTGTGTTGGTGGGTACAAATCCAGCTTCTGATGTGTATGTGGGAGCGAAGACACGAGCTTGCAAAGATGTGGGGATCGAGACGGACACGATGCGTCTGCCTGATACAATTTCGGCAAAAGAGCTGAAAGCTACAATCCAAGAACTCAATGAGGATGATACCGTTGATGGCATTCTTGTGCAGTTGCCATTGCCCAACCATTTGTCAGCTCATGATGTGATTGAATCCATAGATTATCGTAAAGATGTTGACGGGTTTCATCCTATGAATGTGGGTCGACTAACCGTTGGTCAACCTAGTTTTCGATCATGCACTCCGGCGGGTATCATTGAATTGTTTAAGCATTACAGTATTCCCACAAAGGGGAAACATGCCGTAGTAGTTGGCGCCAGTAATATTGTAGGACGCCCTATATCTATCCTTCTCAATAAAGAAAGCGGAGAGTATGGCAAAGCCACAACCACCGTTTGCCACAAATATACCAAAGATCTGACTCAGCACACCATTTCTGCTGATATCTTGGTTGTTGCAGCAGGGCAGCCTAATCTAATTAAACCGGAGATGGTTAAAGAAGGAGTTGTTGTAATTGATGTAGGCATTAATCGAGTGGC carries:
- the dacB gene encoding D-alanyl-D-alanine carboxypeptidase/D-alanyl-D-alanine endopeptidase; its protein translation is MGKKTLLWFVVISFSFGGFSFPVSGQDINEQSAYQYIKKSRANDAFWSITVCDSTGTILESYNSRKLMRPASNLKLLTSAAILDQLGPDFTFTTTVYGIGHKSGNTWKGDIIIRGSGDPSISGTFYNEDRFHVFDKFYTALDSMGIRKIEGNLIGNDAFFDQQPYPKNWSWQDLSFYYGVEISALSFNNNAVDLRVYADGEIGSTPRIEWFPFDTDYVTFENEQVITPPGTEYDEFYRRVLGTNTILLRSKLPQNYVEKESLSIKNAPRFFLDTFKQYLEDGGIEVAGGIIVDSQNTDWKSDKYQPLVKHQSVPLKKMITQINKESSNFYTEMLLKTMAAVEFDAPGSTDLGLHLVEDFAASMKMDTTKIELTDGSGMAASTLLKPLDLSQMMVAMSDHPHFDVYKNSLSLAGIDGSLKKRFSDSPVQGKLYGKTGYLSGVRSLSGYLDTSSGQTVAFTIATNNYTQKTSYIDTVQQQIVQHIYQKY
- a CDS encoding sigma-54-dependent transcriptional regulator, which gives rise to MSDVTPTILVVDDEKSIRNSLRDILEFEDYSVVEASNGQKVFELLEDSIDVDLMLLDIKMKGMDGMEILTKLREQKYSFPVIMISGHGNIEIAVKATKKGAFDFIEKPPDLNRLLVSVRNALDQHRLSKENQSMKSRLPEVPEIIGESKAIQQIKSAIEKVAKTSSRVMVTGENGTGKELVARWIHKKSSRYSNPFVEVNCAAIPADLLESELFGHEEGAFTGASSQRIGKFEQADGGTLFLDEVGDMSMDAQAKVLRALEENAIIRVGGTQKISVDVRVISATNKKLLEEIEEGNFREDLYHRLNVIPIEVPPLRERREDISLLADSWLDHLAQKDIVFSGISFTEEALNELKTKQWSGNVRELQNAIERLGLLVDGSKITKKDVQDLTFTGNRGDEGIDNLVNEISEFKDFKESAERLFLIQKLEDHDWNISKTAKAIDIQRSHMYTKMKKYDINR
- the folD gene encoding bifunctional methylenetetrahydrofolate dehydrogenase/methenyltetrahydrofolate cyclohydrolase FolD — translated: MSAKIIDGKKVAKLTRKEVRQDVDDWMDDGHRAPFLQVVLVGTNPASDVYVGAKTRACKDVGIETDTMRLPDTISAKELKATIQELNEDDTVDGILVQLPLPNHLSAHDVIESIDYRKDVDGFHPMNVGRLTVGQPSFRSCTPAGIIELFKHYSIPTKGKHAVVVGASNIVGRPISILLNKESGEYGKATTTVCHKYTKDLTQHTISADILVVAAGQPNLIKPEMVKEGVVVIDVGINRVADETKDKGYTLMGDCHFESVKEKASWITPVPGGVGPMTVAMLMKNTLLAAKNSIYPQ